CCTGAAATAAATGTTAAAATTCACAAAAATAAGCTAGAAAAACATAATATTTTAGAAATTTTAAGCAATTATGATGTAATTATTGATGGTTCTGACAATTTTGAGACGAGATTTATAGTAAATGATGCTTGTTTAGAGCTAGGAAAGCCACTTATTTCAGGTGCTATACTTAGATTTGAGGGTCAGATAGCCTGTTTTCGCCCTTACTTAACCCCAAAAAGCCCTTGCTATAGGTGTTTTTACCCTGATGTTCCACCTGAAGGCACTATGCCAAATTGTTCAACAAACGGAATAATTGCCCCAATTGCTGGAATCATCGGCAGTATGCAAGCTCTATACGCAATCAAATTAATTACTGGAAATGATGATGGTTTAGACGGGTTTGTAACCATCTATGATGGCAAAGCCAACCAATTCCGCAAAGTTAAATTACAGAAAGATGAAAATTGTGTTTGTGGTAGTAGGTAGCTAAATCTTAGCTTTACTAAAACGCCCCGAAGGCCTCTTCCCAAGTGCCTTGCGTTGCAGCTTTGGTATATTCCGTAACACGATTTTCAAAGAAATTCGCGTGTTCAACCCCATTTAGGATTTCATCCATCCATGGCAGGGGATTTCTGGTAGAGCCGTAAATTGGCTGCAACTCAAGCTGCATCAACCTTCTATCAGCAATATAGCGAAGATAATTTTTTACATCTTTTGAAGTAAGCCCTTGAATTGAGCCATCAATATTAAATGCCAAATCAACGAATGCATCTTCGTGAGTAATAATTGTATCGCAGATTTTATAAAGCCTTTTGTTGAGTTCCTCACGATTTATATCTGGGTTTTCCTTTACGAAAGTGTGGAAAAGCCTAACAATTGAGTTTGTATGCAGAGATTCATCACGCACAGACCAAGTTACAATTTGTCCCATTCCTTTCATTTTACCAAAGCGAGGGAAATTCATCAAAATTGCGAATGAACCGAATAATTGTAACCCTTCCGTGAATGCACCAAATGCCGCAAGGGTGGTGGCAATATCTATTTTTGTATCCACGCCAAATTGTTGCATATAGTCATATTTATCTTTCATTTCCTTGTATTGCAGAAATTCAGAGTAAGTTGTTTCCGGCATTCCAATTGTATCAATAAGGTGAGAATAAGCATCAATGTGTATAGTTTCCATATTAGAAAAAGCGGAAAGCATCATCTGAATTTCAGTCGGCTGGAAAACGCGGGAATAGTGCCTCATATAGCAATTATTCACCTCAATATCCGCCTGCGTAAAAAAGCGGAAAATTTGTGTGAGCAGATATTTCTCCTGTGCGGAGAGGTTATTCTTCCAGTCTTTCACATCATCGCCCATTGGAACTTCCTCTGGCAGCCAGTGAATGCGTTGCTGTGTAAGCCAAGCCTCATACGCCCAAGGATAGTTGAATGGCTTAAAAATTGGTTCTGCTTTTAGTAAGGACATTTTTTGTACTTGTTGGTTGATGGTTTATAGTTGATGGAATTATGATTTTACAATCAACCATCAACCATCAACTATCAACTAACAACCAAATCTACCATATCTAGCGTAATCTTTTTAGAAGAATACAACATATGGTATTTCTCGCAACCATTTTTTGCAATGGTTTTTCTTTTAATTTTATTTAATTTATACTCTTGTATCTTTTCTGCAAGGTCTTCCCAATTGGAATAAAAAATGGCGTCAACTTCAGGTTCAAAGATCTCCTGTAAGCCTGTGCCAGCGTGGATTATAGTTAGTAATCCATTACCCATATATTGTGCAATTCTATCAGAGGAATAAAGCGGTGGTTGAAATTTCTCCTCAGTAAATTGGGGAAGATTAAGGCCTGTATGGCAGGTTATTAATTCATTAATATAATTCTGCCCATATTTTAGGGGAACAGAGCCTTGCCCTAAAATATTAAATTTTATATTGGGGAGTTTATTTTTAAGAAAATTTATTGTTTCTTCACGATAGCCATTACTGCCAGCGAAAAAAACATCATGCGAAAAATTTTCATTCTCAAAACATCTATATTTCTCAATTGATTCATCAACTGGATTACCAACATAGGAAACTTTTAACTTGGGGTTGATTTTTCTAAATTCATCAAGCTGAGAGCCTGAGCTTGTAAGGAAAAGTGCATCAATAAAAAGGCATCTTGATGTGAGGTAATCTTTGATTTTATCCACCCATAAAGCATCAACATTTATCTCCGCAATTCTAATGTTTTTATTTTGCTCACGAATAATTTGCAGGGTTTCATTTTCAATCATTCCGCAATGGCTGAGAAAAATAATTTCGGGTTTGAGTTCATTAATAGTTTTGAGTAATTTTTTATTTATAGTTTTTTGCGAGCCAAAACGAGATTTGAAAAAACCTTCCTGACGGGCTAAATCTCTATTAGAAAACTGATAAACCGAATGGCCATTTTTAATCAGGCCGAAATAGAATTTATAATCGCAATTATAAAAATGCTGAAAGTTTTTCTTATATCCAAAATTTCCGACAAATAATATTTTCACAGCTTCGCTGATTTAGTTTTTTGTGTTTTCTAAAATCCAAGTTAAAAAATCTGGACTTATATTATCAATATCTACACTAATGATACAAGGTATTTTGTAAGGGTGATGTTGTTTTATCAGGTTTTCAATTTCTAAAAATTTTCCTTTAACAGATTTGAACAAAACTGGAATTTCTGAAGATTTTTCAATCGTTTTATTCCATTTATAAAGTGATTTTATCCCTCCACCAATATTAGCACAGGCAATAAGATTTGCCGTAAGCAATTTGTTAGAAACTTCCTCCGCAATTTCAGAATTTGGAAAAGTAGAATAAATTAAAATAGCCGAATTCATTTAAGAAAAAAATTATGGCACCTCAAACACATTTT
The sequence above is a segment of the Rickettsiales bacterium genome. Coding sequences within it:
- the cutA gene encoding divalent-cation tolerance protein CutA, with the translated sequence MNSAILIYSTFPNSEIAEEVSNKLLTANLIACANIGGGIKSLYKWNKTIEKSSEIPVLFKSVKGKFLEIENLIKQHHPYKIPCIISVDIDNISPDFLTWILENTKN
- a CDS encoding glycosyltransferase, translating into MKILFVGNFGYKKNFQHFYNCDYKFYFGLIKNGHSVYQFSNRDLARQEGFFKSRFGSQKTINKKLLKTINELKPEIIFLSHCGMIENETLQIIREQNKNIRIAEINVDALWVDKIKDYLTSRCLFIDALFLTSSGSQLDEFRKINPKLKVSYVGNPVDESIEKYRCFENENFSHDVFFAGSNGYREETINFLKNKLPNIKFNILGQGSVPLKYGQNYINELITCHTGLNLPQFTEEKFQPPLYSSDRIAQYMGNGLLTIIHAGTGLQEIFEPEVDAIFYSNWEDLAEKIQEYKLNKIKRKTIAKNGCEKYHMLYSSKKITLDMVDLVVS
- a CDS encoding ribonucleotide-diphosphate reductase subunit beta; amino-acid sequence: MSLLKAEPIFKPFNYPWAYEAWLTQQRIHWLPEEVPMGDDVKDWKNNLSAQEKYLLTQIFRFFTQADIEVNNCYMRHYSRVFQPTEIQMMLSAFSNMETIHIDAYSHLIDTIGMPETTYSEFLQYKEMKDKYDYMQQFGVDTKIDIATTLAAFGAFTEGLQLFGSFAILMNFPRFGKMKGMGQIVTWSVRDESLHTNSIVRLFHTFVKENPDINREELNKRLYKICDTIITHEDAFVDLAFNIDGSIQGLTSKDVKNYLRYIADRRLMQLELQPIYGSTRNPLPWMDEILNGVEHANFFENRVTEYTKAATQGTWEEAFGAF
- a CDS encoding ThiF family adenylyltransferase, with translation PEINVKIHKNKLEKHNILEILSNYDVIIDGSDNFETRFIVNDACLELGKPLISGAILRFEGQIACFRPYLTPKSPCYRCFYPDVPPEGTMPNCSTNGIIAPIAGIIGSMQALYAIKLITGNDDGLDGFVTIYDGKANQFRKVKLQKDENCVCGSR